The Labilibaculum sp. sequence GAAAGGAATTACCAATAATTACGATGGTAATATTCATGAAAATGAGTCGCGTGCTACACTAGCAACTAAGTATACACCATTAATTGGAACATTCATTTTTACTTATGCTAAGGAGTGGAATTCGGAGGTTAATCCACCGGAAATGTATTCATTTAGTTCTCTTATTCATCTATTTCCTGCTATTATAGATATTCGCAGCAAAGCATCAACTCATTATAAAAGACCAACATTTAATGAACGTTACTGGAATAACTCAGGGAATGTTGATTTAAAATCAGAGAATGGATGGAATTACGAATTAGGAGTAGTGATGCTATCACAAAAGGCGTTGTATGGTGATATTACTCTTGATTTTAATGCGTATAAGGCCCGTAATGATGATTTAATTGCATGGCAACCAGGATCAGGAACACTTTGGAAACCGATCAATATTGGCAAAACAGTAATTCAAGGTGTTGATATTGAGGCAACTCATTTTCTGAAGGTCAAAAATAATAGTCTTCGAACTTCATTAAAATATGCCTATAACGATGCTTACAATAATGATAAGGAAAGCGATAACTATAAGAAAACATTGGCCTATCGTCCGCATCACATAGTCAAATTTTCTTCGGATTATTTGTTTGGAAAATGGGAATTTGGAATACTTGGAACGGTTCGCTCCAATACCAATACCTGGGAAGGAGATCAGGTTGATGGAAACATGCTGATAGATTTAAATGGAGGATATCGTTTCGATACCAATTTTGCGAAAATAAAACTGACAGGTAGAGTTGAAAACCTGTTGGATGAATCATATGAAATTGTCAGGTTTTACCCCATGCCTGGCCGAGCTTATTATTTGGGGCTTAATGTAATTTTCTAATATCGTAACTATGAAAAGGTTTTTAAAATTGGGTTTGGGCTTGTTAATTGCAAGTTCTTTATTCGTATCGTGTTCTGATGACGATGATAATGCAATGCCGAATCTGTCGGTGAATAATGGTATTGTTCTTGAAAATAGTGCTACAGCAGCTATTACAGGATCAGAATTAAATGTTGTAGATACTGATACAGATGAAATTGATATTATATATACGGTAACAATTGCTCCTGAGAATGGTTTTCTTGCTAATACTGCTGATATTACAACTTCTGTAGCAAACTTTACTCAAGCCGATTTGACTGCTTCTAAAATTGTATACGTGCACGATGGAAGCCAAGCTTTAACTGATGAGTTTTCTTTTACAGTTACAGATGGAGACAATATATTGACAGGTATTTTTAATATTAGTATTGGTGAAAAGCAGATCGGCTATTTTTATGTGTTGAACGAAGGAAGTTCTAATGGTTCAGTTACAATGATCAATAGAAATAATGAGGTAACCAATAATTATTTTTCATCAGTAAATAGTGGAGTTACTTTAGGTCAATATCCTCAATCTATGGCAATTAATGATGAATATGCATTTATTGTTGTAACAACGGCAAGTGGTGCCGGTTATGTTGAAGTTGTTACTGCTTCCGATTTTGTACATTACGCGACTATTGATGGTTTCTCTTATCCTAGAGAAATTGCTTTTGCAAATGGAAAGGCTTACGTTTCAAATGGTAACGGAGCTGATGCTAATTATTCAAAACAGAATAATGAGGTTTACGTTATTGATTTAAAAACAATGACTAAAACCGGACAAATTGCGGTTGGTGCAGGACCAGAAAAAATGATTGTTTCAGGTGATAAGCTATATGTTGCAAACAGTGGCGGATGGTCGAACGACGACAATACTGTTTCGGTAATTGATGTTGATACAGATAAAGTCGTTGAAACAGTAACAGTAAAATCTTGTCCTAAAGATCTGGTTGTTGATGCGAATGGAAACGTCTGGGTTTATTGCGGAGGTGCTCCTGATTATTCAAACTATCCCAATGTGACTTATGTGAATGCTGGAATTTCTAAGATCAACACATCGTCCAGTGCGGTAACATCTTATGATCTATCCAATTTAACCACAACAGGAATCAAGAATATTGCGATCAGTAAAGATGAAAAAACAGTATATTATATGTCTGATGCAGTATACGCAATGAATATTACCGATACAGCTTTACCAACAACTAAATTTATTGATGCTACTTTCTACGGTATGGATGTTAATTTTGTTAATGGAAACCTTTGGTTGTGTGAAGGAACAAATCCTGGAAAAGTAATTGTTTACTCTCCTGCAGGCAACAAATTAAAAGAATTTACCGTTGGGGCAATGCCTAATTCAACTACTTTTTCTTACTAAGAAATCGATTTTAATAAGATATTGGTGGTATTCCTAAATTTTAGGGATACCATTTTTTTATATATGCTAATTATAAAAATATGGGAAGAGGAGGAATTATTTGCTTATTTTTAAAGCTCCAAAAGCCTAACACAAACCAATAACCAATTAATTCTATGAGAACTTCTTTATTGTTCTTGCTGCTTTTAAGCGTACAAGTCATGAATTCTTTAAATTCCAAAGCTCAATCAAATAG is a genomic window containing:
- a CDS encoding cadherin-like domain-containing protein, which codes for MKRFLKLGLGLLIASSLFVSCSDDDDNAMPNLSVNNGIVLENSATAAITGSELNVVDTDTDEIDIIYTVTIAPENGFLANTADITTSVANFTQADLTASKIVYVHDGSQALTDEFSFTVTDGDNILTGIFNISIGEKQIGYFYVLNEGSSNGSVTMINRNNEVTNNYFSSVNSGVTLGQYPQSMAINDEYAFIVVTTASGAGYVEVVTASDFVHYATIDGFSYPREIAFANGKAYVSNGNGADANYSKQNNEVYVIDLKTMTKTGQIAVGAGPEKMIVSGDKLYVANSGGWSNDDNTVSVIDVDTDKVVETVTVKSCPKDLVVDANGNVWVYCGGAPDYSNYPNVTYVNAGISKINTSSSAVTSYDLSNLTTTGIKNIAISKDEKTVYYMSDAVYAMNITDTALPTTKFIDATFYGMDVNFVNGNLWLCEGTNPGKVIVYSPAGNKLKEFTVGAMPNSTTFSY